The following coding sequences lie in one Helicoverpa armigera isolate CAAS_96S chromosome 8, ASM3070526v1, whole genome shotgun sequence genomic window:
- the LOC110380180 gene encoding uncharacterized protein LOC110380180, with amino-acid sequence MIGNIVFWSIVIACGAAYDMYDENRPFRFDQNGDVLYNQEENYDYQEFGPYAPEFRADPAHSLMLYQLFNSLQNGDDDRLRMRFRPKLESPLGNYGQIPYSEVMDPKRAVAKRTAISPGSSVNANEHQVKPINQPTNVKGKNVRKGRNWVCYLKVCAYRFPK; translated from the exons ATGATCGGGAATATAGTATTCTGGTCCATCGTGATCGCATGCGGTGCGGCCTACGACATGTATGATGAAAACCGGCCCTTTAGGTTCGATCAGAATGGAGACGTCCTCTACAAC CAGGAAGAAAACTACGACTACCAAGAGTTCGGGCCATACGCCCCGGAGTTCCGCGCTGACCCTGCGCACAGCCTGATGCTGTACCAGCTCTTCAACTCGCTGCAGAACGGAGATGATGACCGTCTTCGAATGCGCTTTAG GCCTAAATTGGAGAGCCCTCTAGGCAACTACGGCCAAATACCGTATTCTGAGGTGATGGATCCCAAGCGTGCTGTAGCTAAGAGAACTGCCATTTCCCCTGGCAGCTCAGTCAACGCAAATGAGCATCAAGTGAAACCTATTAACCAGCCAACCAATGTGAAGGGCAAGAACGTTCGAAAag GTCGGAATTGGGTCTGCTACCTGAAGGTATGCGCTTACCGTTTTCCAAAGTGA
- the LOC110380178 gene encoding cationic amino acid transporter 2, protein MSFPSDNLMGNYEPVRGRGDQSPTVRQAYDEGGLKAGATRVARIAYGVLSRRKVAEEGAARLARVLSALDLTALGVGSTLGVGVYVLAGDVAKNYAGPAVILSFLLAAVASVFAGLCYAEFGARVPKAGSAYVYSYVCVGEFIAFIIGWNLILEYIIGAASVVKALSEYLDSLLGKAISTSLEAAMPLDTPHLARYPDLFAFSVIMAFSVALAFGVKESTKFNNFCTGVNLCVVLFVIISGSFKADTKNWRIPAEEVPKSEHKDFGTGGFAPYGLAGIIKGAAVCFYGFIGFDCVATAGEEARRPQKTIPFAVVASLLVVFLAYCGVSSVLTLMLPYYMQDEKAPFPYVYDQLGWPWAKYAVSVGAICALCSSLLGAVFPLPRIIYAMSSDGLLFRFMGQVSERFQTPLIGTMIAGLFTGTLAMIFRLEQLIHMMSIGTLLAYSMVASCVLLLRYEYSQPHRTQEPLKFTYREALRQLVNADKHALPTKLSSVTVSVLVTLYGVWCFVMMSSINQYGDAILEGHVGPTAMLAVGSTLVVATLVAISRQPVSDKKLAFSVPLVPWLPGISILINVYLMLNLDYMTWLRFAVWIAAGLLIYATYGAWHSSERKRKIDSGVQLADLHNDSQTALLNNGLTHALG, encoded by the exons ATGTCTTTTCCGAGTGATAATTTAATGGGAAACTACGAACCGGTGCGTGGACGTGGTGACCAGAGCCCCACAGTACGCCAGGCTTACGATGAAG GTGGTCTCAAAGCCGGCGCTACCCGCGTGGCTCGGATCGCCTACGGGGTCCTTTCTCGTCGTAAAGTTGCAGAAGAAGGAGCCGCTCGCTTAGCCCGAGTGCTCTCAGCGCTTGACTTAACTGCGCTAGGCGTAGGCAGCACGCTAGGCGTAGGAGTTTACGTGCTGGCTGGTGACGTCGCCAAGAACTATGCGGGCCCGGCTGTGATATTGTCCTTCTTGCTGGCTGCTGTGGCTAGTGTTTTTGCAG GCTTATGTTACGCGGAGTTCGGCGCCCGCGTGCCCAAAGCGGGCTCGGCGTATGTCTACAGTTATGTATGCGTCGGCGAATTCATTGCTTTTATTATCGGATGGAATCTTATATTGGAGTATATTATAG GTGCCGCCTCCGTAGTGAAGGCTCTAAGCGAGTACCTAGACTCGCTACTAGGCAAGGCGATATCTACGAGCTTGGAGGCCGCCATGCCATTGGACACGCCGCACCTCGCGCGGTACCCTGACCTGTTCGCCTTCTCCGTCATCATGGCGTTCTCTG TGGCGCTTGCGTTCGGAGTGAAGGAGTCGACAAAGTTCAACAACTTCTGCACGGGAGTCAACCTGTGTGTCGTGTTGTTTGTCATCATATCGGGGTCCTTCAAGG CCGACACAAAGAACTGGCGCATCCCTGCAGAAGAAGTCCCGAAGTCTGAGCACAAAGACTTCGGCACCGGCGGCTTCGCGCCCTACGGCCTCGCTGGCATCATCAAGGGGGCTGCTGTCTGCTTCTATGGCTTTATTG GTTTTGACTGCGTAGCGACAGCAGGCGAGGAGGCTCGTCGCCCCCAGAAGACGATCCCCTTCGCGGTGGTGGCGTCACTGCTCGTGGTGTTCCTGGCGTACTGCGGGGTGTCTTCCGTGTTGACGCTTATGCTGCCTTATTATATGCAG GACGAGAAGGCTCCGTTCCCGTACGTGTACGACCAGCTGGGCTGGCCGTGGGCCAAGTACGCCGTCAGCGTCGGCGCCATCTGCGCTCTCTGCTCCAG TCTCCTAGGCGCCGTGTTCCCCCTGCCGCGTATAATCTACGCGATGTCGTCGGACGGGCTGCTGTTCCGCTTCATGGGGCAGGTCAGCGAGAGGTTCCAGACGCCGCTCATCGGCACCATGATCGCTGGACTCTTCACTG GTACCCTGGCTATGATCTTCCGTCTGGAGCAGTTGATCCACATGATGTCTATAGGCACATTGCTAGCCTACTCTATGGTCGCCTCCTGTGTACTGCTGCttag ATACGAGTACAGTCAGCCGCATCGCACACAGGAACCTCTGAAGTTCACGTACCGCGAAGCTCTGCGGCAACTCGTCAACGCGGACAAACACGCGCTACCCACCAAACTCAGCTCCGTCACTGTGTCTGTGCTCGTCACTTTGTACG GAGTATGGTGCTTCGTAATGATGTCCAGCATCAACCAATACGGTGACGCCATACTGGAAGGCCATGTTGGTCCCACAGCCATGCTCGCGGTGGGCTCCACGCTGGTAGTAGCTACGTTAGTAGCTATATCTAGACAACCTGTGTCTGATAAGAAGCTGGCTTTCTCG GTACCCCTAGTGCCCTGGTTACCAGGTATCAGCATCCTCATCAACGTGTATCTGATGCTAAACCTCGACTACATGACCTGGCTCCGGTTCGCGGTATGGATCGCTGCTG